In Oscillospiraceae bacterium, the genomic window CGTGAAGACGCCTGGCGGCCTTTTGACAAGAATTCTCTTGCTTTAAGGCCTTAAAACATAGTATGATAAAGGTAGTCTTCGCTTCCTCGGCGGACATGGGCCGAAACGGCGTGCGGCAGGGACGGAATTGGAAAAAATCAGAAATCAAAAAACGCGGGCGCGGCGCGTCTGCGGATGTGGAGGCAGTGAGATGAATTTGCTGACGACGCTTTTGAACAAGAAGACATGCGCGTTTGCCGCGGGGGTGGCGGCCGGGTTGGCCCTGCCGCTCGTGGCAAAGAGCAAGACGACGCGGCGGGCGGCCGTGCATCTCGTGGTGCAGGGGCTCAAACTGCGCGACAACGCGCAGACGGCGCTGGCGTCTATTCAGGAAGAGGCGCAGGACATATACGCCGAGGCCACACAGCGGCGGACACCCTCCGCGGAGGCCTGACCGCATGACCTACACGGTGGCCAGCGACATTCCGGGGCGTCTGCGCGTCCGGTTTGGCCGCTATGCCTTTTCGGAGGCGCAAGGGTGTGCGCTGGAAGAGACATTGACCAAAATCCGCGGCGTACTCTCGGCGCGCGCGGGGTATAGGACCGGCAGTCTTCTGATTGTTTACGCGGCGCACATGCGGGCGGATGTGCTGCGCGCGCTGGACGCGTTGCGTCTCCCCGCTGCCCCGGCGGCGCTGCCCGAGGGAAAAAACCGGGCGGACGGGGTGTTCCGCAAGGCGCTGCTGCAGCTGGCCGGCCGGCAGTGCGTGCGCCGCTTGCTGCCCGTGCCGCTTCGCACCTGCCTTATCGTGTGGCGGTCTCTGCGCTTTTTGCGGCGCGGGGCCGCCGTGCTGTGCGCCGGGCGCCTGAACGTGGACGTGCTGGACGCCGCCGCCATCGGCGGCGCGATGGTCCTGCGGGACTTTGCCGCCGCCTCCTCGATCATGTTCCTGTTGCGGCTCTCGGAACTGCTGGAGGCGCATACGCTGCAGAAGACCCGCGGGATTTTGTTGGAGAGTTTGCAGGTCAACACTGATGTGGTCTGGATCGAAGAGGCGGGGATGCCGCGACGGATCTCCGCGAGAGACCTCAGCATCGGGGACCATGTGGTGGCACGCGCCGGGGGCGTTATCCCGGTCGACGGCGAGGTGCTGAGCGGCGAGGCCGTGGTCAACGAGTCGTCAATGACCGGCGAGGCGCAGGGCGTATTTAAAAAACAGGGCGACACGGTGTTTGCCGGGACGTCGCTGGTGGAGGGCTGCCTGACTGTGGAGGCCCGCGCGTGGGAAGGCGACACCCGCGTCAGTCGGATTGTACGGATCATTGAACAGGCGGAGGGGCGCAAAGCGACCGCGCAGGGCCGAGCGGAGCAATTGGCCGATCGGCTCGTGCCGTTTAGCTTTCTGCTCTCCGGGCTCGTGCTGCTCGCCACGCGCAACCTGACGAAGGCACTGTCCGTTCTCTTGGTGGACTACTCCTGCGCCGTCAAGTTGGCGACGCCGGTGGCGGTGCTCTCCGCGATGCGCGAGGCATCCGAATTGGGTGTGTTGGTCAAGGGAGGCCGGTTTTTGGAGGTCGTCGCCGAGGCGGACACCTTTGTGTTTGATAAGACAGGAACACTGACCATCGCCGCTCCGCGCGTGAGCGGTGTGACCCCGTTTGGGGCGCGGACCCGTGAGGAGGTGCTGCGCCTAGCCGCCTGCATGGAGGAGCATTTTCCGCATAGTGTCGCCCGCGCGATTGTGAACGCCGCCAAAGCGGAAGAGCTGCGCCACGAGGAGGAACACGCGGAGGTGGAGTATATTGCGGCGCACGGCGTATCTACTTTCATCCATGGGAAACGCGCCGTCATCGGCAGCCGCCACTTCATCTTCGAAGATGAGGGTGTCCCATTGACGGAGGCAGAGTGCACGGCGCTGGGGAGCGAGTGCGACTCTGCGATTTTTCTGGCTGTGGATGGGGCGTTGGCGGGCTGCATCGCGGTCACAGATCCGCCCCGGCCGGAAGCGGCGGGGGCCGTCGCGGCTCTGCGGGCCCTGGGTGTGAAACGGGTACTGATGATGACCGGCGACGGCGAGGCGGCGGCACGCAAAGCGGCGGCGCTCCTCGGTATTGACGAGTTTCGCGCGCAGGTGTTGCCGGAGAACAAAGCGGACACGATCGATGTGTTGCGCGCACGCGGGGATACGGTGGTCATGGTGGGGGACGGCATCAATGACGCCCCGGCCCTGGCCCGCGCCGACGCCTCGATCTCCATGCGCGACGCGTCCGATCTGGCGCAGGATGTAGCGGACTGTGTGCTCACGCGTTCAGATCTGCGGCAGTTGGTGGAGCTTCGGGTACTGGGACGGACGCTGCTTGTGCGTATCCACAGGCAGTATCGGGCCATTGCCGCCTTCAACACCGCCGTGCTGCTCGGCGGGTTGTTCGGATTGATTCCGCCCAATGTCTGTGCGCTGCTGCACAACCTATTTACTGTGGTCGTCAGTGCTTC contains:
- a CDS encoding DUF6110 family protein produces the protein MNLLTTLLNKKTCAFAAGVAAGLALPLVAKSKTTRRAAVHLVVQGLKLRDNAQTALASIQEEAQDIYAEATQRRTPSAEA
- a CDS encoding heavy metal translocating P-type ATPase, which produces MTYTVASDIPGRLRVRFGRYAFSEAQGCALEETLTKIRGVLSARAGYRTGSLLIVYAAHMRADVLRALDALRLPAAPAALPEGKNRADGVFRKALLQLAGRQCVRRLLPVPLRTCLIVWRSLRFLRRGAAVLCAGRLNVDVLDAAAIGGAMVLRDFAAASSIMFLLRLSELLEAHTLQKTRGILLESLQVNTDVVWIEEAGMPRRISARDLSIGDHVVARAGGVIPVDGEVLSGEAVVNESSMTGEAQGVFKKQGDTVFAGTSLVEGCLTVEARAWEGDTRVSRIVRIIEQAEGRKATAQGRAEQLADRLVPFSFLLSGLVLLATRNLTKALSVLLVDYSCAVKLATPVAVLSAMREASELGVLVKGGRFLEVVAEADTFVFDKTGTLTIAAPRVSGVTPFGARTREEVLRLAACMEEHFPHSVARAIVNAAKAEELRHEEEHAEVEYIAAHGVSTFIHGKRAVIGSRHFIFEDEGVPLTEAECTALGSECDSAIFLAVDGALAGCIAVTDPPRPEAAGAVAALRALGVKRVLMMTGDGEAAARKAAALLGIDEFRAQVLPENKADTIDVLRARGDTVVMVGDGINDAPALARADASISMRDASDLAQDVADCVLTRSDLRQLVELRVLGRTLLVRIHRQYRAIAAFNTAVLLGGLFGLIPPNVCALLHNLFTVVVSASATRPYLPRSRYGPGVGLQM